The genomic DNA TGGTTCATTTAGAAGTACATTATCTGTAAATGACTTTGAAGGTATTAACGGAGAAAAGCCGAATTTCAAAAGGTCAAAAATTGAGATCAAGTCCTCAAGAGAAGATTTTTCTTTTTCTAAAATAAGAACGAGTAAAAATACAATTGACGTAAGAGGGCTAAGAGTTCACGAAGCCGAAATAATTATTGAAGAGAAAATTAGAAAATTTCATGGACCATTATGGATTGTTCATGGAATTGGAACAGGCAAATTAAAAAAAGGATTAAGAAATTGGTTATCAGGTTTGAATTATGTTGATAAGATTGAAGATGCTGCTAACAACGAAGGTGGACCTGGTTGCAGTATTGCGTGGATAAAATAAAATTTAAAATAGCTAGAAAACAATCTAATAAGTTTATTAAGTGCAATTTATTGATCAAGCAAACATTATTCTTAAAGCTGGAAAAGGTGGAAATGGAATAGTTTCATTTAGAAGAGAAAAATTCGTTCCTGCTGGGGGACCGTCGGGGGGAAATGGTGGCAGAGGAGGTTCAATAATTTTGATGGCTGATAATAATCTTCAAACATTATTAGATTTCAAATTCAAACATGAAATAATTGCTGAAGATGGATGCAAAGGAGGTCCTAATAAGAGATCAGGTGCTTCAGGTGAAGATACAATCCTTAAAGTTCCCTGTGGTACAGAAATAAGGGATGTTAAAACTGGCATTATTCTGGGAGACTTAACTAAAGACAAACAGAGTTTAACTATTGCTATAGGAGGAAGAGGTGGACATGGTAATGCTTACTATTTAAGTAATCAAAATAGAGCCCCAGAATCATGCACTGAAGGTAAAGATGGTGAGATATGGGAGGTTCAATTAGAATTAAAACTTCTTGCAGAAGTTGGTATTATAGGTCTCCCAAATGCTGGTAAAAGTACTTTGATTTCAGTTTTATCATCTGCCCGTCCAAAAATTGCAAATTACCCTTTCACAACTTTAATACCTAACTTAGGTGTAGTAAGAAAAATTGATGGAAATGGTTGTCTTTTTGCGGATATTCCTGGATTAATATCAGGTGCAGCTGATGGAGTAGGTTTAGGACATGATTTTTTAAGGCATATCCAAAGAACGAAAATACTCGTACAATTAATTGATTCAATTGCAGAAAATCCTTTACATGATTTTGAGATAATTGAGCAGGAATTAAAAAAATATGGGAAAGGTCTTCTTGATAAAGAAAGGATAATAGTATTGAATAAAATGGAGCTGATAGATGATGATTATTTGAAAATAATTACAAAAAAGTTAGAAGATTTATCTAAAAAGAAAGTTTTAGTTATTTCTTCATCTTTAAAAAAAGGTTTATCTTCACTGCTTTCTGAAGTATGGAAAAGGATTTAACTTAAATTAAAGATTTTTTTGTTAAAAAATATACTTGATTTAATAATCAAAATTAGCCATAAATAAGATACTTCTTTAAACACAACATGAATTTCTATAGTTGCTTTGATCAACAAGGAAAAATAATAGCTAGATGTCAAACCATTCAAGATATTGAGGTTTTGAAGAAAATGGGAAGACCAATAGTAGAAGTTAAGGAAATGAAAAATGAAGAGTCAGTTATATGTTCGCTGACAGGAAGTCCATCAGACTTTAATAGAGATTACTAAAAGAATTTAAAAACAAAAAAGGGCTTTAAAAGCCCTTTTTTTATGGATTATCTATAGAAAGCAAACTAATCATCGTAAACAAGACATTCTGGTTCATCCGGGTTGGCATCGCAAAATAGTTCCAAAGCATTAGGGTCATGTTTGTCATCTGGATGATGATCCTTATATTCTTCAAGATCTTTTAGCTCTTCAGTTAAATGTCTGACCTTTGGAAGGTTGCCCTCTGCTTTTGCAGATTCGATTTCCGATTGATCTTTTTGGATGTGTTCGTCAATGGATTTCATTTTAAGCTTTTCATACTTTAGTAGACATACATAACATAGTTAATTTCTAATGAAATTGCATTATCTATGAACTAAATAAGTGTTAATTACAACATCATTTTTTTTTTAGAAATTGATTTTTATATTTTTTCGGACTCTAGTCTCATTATTTCCTCCAGCGATGGTAAAACTGGGATTAGTTGATTTGGGTTTAGAGGGAATAAAGCTTTGTAGTAATCTTTTTTCCATTCATTGTCGAAGCATGTCCTTTTTACGTTAGATAATTTAAAGAATTTTAATCTCCATTCAATAATCTTTTCAAAACTTGATAGTTCTTGTTCAGTACATTTGAAAAGTTTGCTATATATCAATTCCCATCTTATAAGCGTTGGAAAAAGGTAAATATCTGCGTAGGTTAACTCTTCTCCAAATATCCAGTCCCCTTTATTTTTCTGTAGTAAATTTTCAATTTCATTTATAGCTGCGAAAAGATTTTTACTTGCTTTATCGTAAGCTGACTGGTTTCTGGCGAAACCACATTTATATACGCCATCATTAATGCTGTTATTAATTAAATCTAAAAATTTTTGATCACCATCTTTAATACTTAATGCGTGATATTTCGATTCACTTTTTATTGAATTGAGTAGTCTTATAATCTGTGAACTTTCATTAGACAGAATATTTACTTCATCTTTTACAAAGCTTATTAAAAGAGGTAATGTCGCTCTAAAAATAGTCTTTTTATTAGCTTTTTTGTAAAGGTCTGAAAGTCTCTTACATCCCTTAATCTTTGTATTGAAAATCCATTCGCCATGCTCAACATCTGCCTTTAAAAAAATTACTTTAACTTTTTTAGATAAATCTTTTATTTCGTATACGAGTAAAGTTCTTTGACACCATGGACAAGAATGACCTACTAATAAATAAATTTGTCCATTCTCATTATTAATATCGTATTCACTATTAATGGTTATACCTTTAGGCCTTTTATAATTACCATGTAAATCTGATGGCGCGAAGCCATTCATTAATCGGGTCCAAAACCAAAACCAGAATTTTCTGGAGGCCTTTATAAGGTATTTATTTTGCATAAAATTTTATTTTTTAAGAAAAAATGACTGTTCAAAGAATACTTATCGTTTCAGGTACTCATGGGAATGAAATTAATCCTGTGTGGGCTGTTAAACAATTTAATAGAAAGGAAAATAGTTTAAATAATGGTATTGAGTATGAGTACATCATAGGTAATCCTGCTGCATATGAAAAAGGTTGCAGATATATAGATGTAGATTTAAATAGATCTTTTAAAGAAAGTGAGAATTTTGATCAAAACAAGAATAGCTTTTATGAAACTAATAGAGCCAATTTTTTAGTAGATGAATTTGGAATTGACGGATCTAAACCCTGTCAAATTGCAATCGATTTGCACACTACTACTGCAAATATGGGAACAAGCATTGTTATATATGGGAGGAGATCCAAAGATTTTTGTTTAGCTGCATTACTGCAGAACAAATTTGGATTGCCTATTTATTTGCATGAAAAAGATAAAGCCCAAAAAGGCTTTCTTGTAGAAGCTTGGCCATGTGGTTTAGTTATTGAAATAGGAGCTGTCGCGCAAAATTTTTACGATCCAAAAATCATAGATAGATTTTCTCTTATAATTAGCTCCTTAAGAGAAGAGATAGATAAATTAAAAAACAATCTTTTAGAACTTCCAAAGGAATTAGTTGTTCATGTTCATCAAGGGAGTATAGATTATCCAAGAGATGAAAAAGGAGATATTAATGGCCTAATTCATCCTGAGAGAATAAACCAAGATTGGAAAATGATTAAAAAAGGAGATCCATTATTTCTGGATAAACAAGGAATAATTCACAAATATGACGGAGATCAACTGATTTGGCCTGTTTTTATTGGAGAAGTGGCTTATAAGGAAAAAAAGATTGCCATGAGCTACACAAAAAAAGAAGTGATTTGTTCCAAAAAACAATGGGTTCAAGATTTTGAAAGTCTTTAAATTAAGAAACCGGAACAATAAATCACTGAAAACTAATAAGGATTTTTTATTTTATAGATAAGTTTATTTAATATTTAACACTTTTATTTTTTTTCTAATTTTTAAACCTTAAAAACCTAAATTCTTTCACTCCAATAAATAACAGCTCCAAAAGCCTCTAATTGCAGTCTTCTATGCTTAGCCTCTGTTAAGGAAACTACCTCTCTAGATCTTTTTCCATCAAGAAGCCATTCGATTATTACCAAGTTGAATCCTCAATAACAAAGAAAATCTTAAGACATGGAAGTTCTTTT from Prochlorococcus marinus XMU1402 includes the following:
- the obgE gene encoding GTPase ObgE; translation: MQFIDQANIILKAGKGGNGIVSFRREKFVPAGGPSGGNGGRGGSIILMADNNLQTLLDFKFKHEIIAEDGCKGGPNKRSGASGEDTILKVPCGTEIRDVKTGIILGDLTKDKQSLTIAIGGRGGHGNAYYLSNQNRAPESCTEGKDGEIWEVQLELKLLAEVGIIGLPNAGKSTLISVLSSARPKIANYPFTTLIPNLGVVRKIDGNGCLFADIPGLISGAADGVGLGHDFLRHIQRTKILVQLIDSIAENPLHDFEIIEQELKKYGKGLLDKERIIVLNKMELIDDDYLKIITKKLEDLSKKKVLVISSSLKKGLSSLLSEVWKRI
- a CDS encoding aspartoacylase, encoding MTVQRILIVSGTHGNEINPVWAVKQFNRKENSLNNGIEYEYIIGNPAAYEKGCRYIDVDLNRSFKESENFDQNKNSFYETNRANFLVDEFGIDGSKPCQIAIDLHTTTANMGTSIVIYGRRSKDFCLAALLQNKFGLPIYLHEKDKAQKGFLVEAWPCGLVIEIGAVAQNFYDPKIIDRFSLIISSLREEIDKLKNNLLELPKELVVHVHQGSIDYPRDEKGDINGLIHPERINQDWKMIKKGDPLFLDKQGIIHKYDGDQLIWPVFIGEVAYKEKKIAMSYTKKEVICSKKQWVQDFESL
- a CDS encoding Calvin cycle protein CP12 — translated: MKSIDEHIQKDQSEIESAKAEGNLPKVRHLTEELKDLEEYKDHHPDDKHDPNALELFCDANPDEPECLVYDD
- a CDS encoding glutathione S-transferase family protein, which produces MQNKYLIKASRKFWFWFWTRLMNGFAPSDLHGNYKRPKGITINSEYDINNENGQIYLLVGHSCPWCQRTLLVYEIKDLSKKVKVIFLKADVEHGEWIFNTKIKGCKRLSDLYKKANKKTIFRATLPLLISFVKDEVNILSNESSQIIRLLNSIKSESKYHALSIKDGDQKFLDLINNSINDGVYKCGFARNQSAYDKASKNLFAAINEIENLLQKNKGDWIFGEELTYADIYLFPTLIRWELIYSKLFKCTEQELSSFEKIIEWRLKFFKLSNVKRTCFDNEWKKDYYKALFPLNPNQLIPVLPSLEEIMRLESEKI